The DNA segment GCCATTGAACAGGCAACACCGACTTCTCCCATGCAACCCATTTCAGCAGCAGATATAGAAGCTCCTTCTTTATAAAGAATCCCAATTGCTCCAGCGTTAAGCATGAAAGTCACTAAACCCTCATCAGTTGCATTTTCAATAAACTGTTTATAATATTTCATAACCGCTGGAATGACGCCTGCTGAACCATTTGTCGGGGCTGTAACAACTCTTCCCCCTGCTGCATTTTCTTCGTTCACTGATAATGCCCATAAGCTGACCCACTCCATAACTTCAGCGGCATGTGTTTTTTGGCTTTTTTGCTGCTCTTGAAGATGTGTTAAAATGGCTTTTGCCCGGCGGCGTACATTTAATCCCCCAGGTAGAACACCTTCTTGTTCACACCCCCTGTCAATGCAGGCCTCCATGACATGCCAAATATTTAGCAATCCATCATGGATTTCTTGTTCAGATCTCCAGCTTTTTTCATTTTCCATCATAAGCTGCGTAATCGATAAGCGATTTTCTCGGCAAAGTTTTAAAAGCTCTTCCGCATTTTTAAAAGGATAGGGTAACTTGTGCCCTTCATCGCCTAGAGTTTTGTCTTTACTCGCGGTATCATGATCAATAATAAATCCCCCGCCAACAGAATAGTAGACTTGTGAAAGGAGCTCTTTCCCATTTGGATTATAGATAGTAAAACGCATACCATTTGGGTGATAAGGAAGCTGTTTGTCAAAGTGAAAAAGAAGATCTGTTGTCTCATTAAAAAGAACTAATTTTTTTCCTAAAAGAGCAATGTGTTTTTCTTGCTGGATTTTATAAATTTTTATAGCAACGGAGTTGGGGTCAATACTTTCGGGGGTTTCCCCTGAAAGGCCTAGCATCACAGCAATATCGGTAGCGTGTCCTTTACCTGTTAAGGCGAGTGATCCGTAAAGATCAATACGCATCCTGGCAATTTCTTGAGTGAGTTCTGCTTTTTCTACCAATTGCATAAAGAGTTTAGCAGCACGCATTGGCCCAACAGTATGCGAACTGGAGGGCCCCATCCCTATGGAAAATAAATCAAAAGTACTAATTGCCATATCTCTTCACTCCGAAAAAATTACCTTACTATTATTACAATTAAAGTCTGACCCGTATGTTGTGAAGAAATGTACTTCCTAGGCTCTTACTTTAAATTTTGCTTTAACGACTAGGATTATGTGAAAATTTTCTGCGTTGGTTTAATATAAGCTACTAGGAAAGAAAGGCTTATAATAAAATGAACTTAAAAAATTTTTTCATTTTTTTTGACTAATCATTTTCCTGGTAGATGATTCTCTTATTTTAGTGATTTAGCGACAATATTTTTCGAATAAAAATGAGGAATAAGCTGCAAGTAAGGCAAAGTTTTTGAAAAAATTGGAGCTTGATAGATTGACCTTTCTAAATTTACAAATTGGCTAATTTTACACAAAATTCCACTTGTTCTTTACATAAACCCTACCAAAATGGTAGGTTTTGTGTATGAGCAAAGAAGATAAAATTTTTGAAATAGCTGATCGCCAACAGGGATATTTTACTGCTGGACAAGCAAAGGAATGTGGATATTATGACTCTCACTTTCAACGCTATCTTTTTGATGGGGAGTGGATAAAAATAGGTAGAGGCTTATATCGTTTAGCTCGTTATCCCTTGTCCGATCGACCAGATTTAATAGAATGGAGTTTGTGGAGTCGTAATAAAAAGGGAGAGATTCAAGGTGTGTGGTCTCATGAGACTGCTCTGGATCTTTACGAACTTTGCGATATTATGCCTGTAAAACTTCATTTGACGGTTCCTCATAATTTTCGAAAGTCTATTTCTATTCCCTCCGTATTGAAATTATACCACACTGGTTTAGAAGAAAAAGATTGGACCGAACAGCAGGGATATAGGGTAACTACACCTATAAAAACTCTTCTAGATCTCACTGAAACAAGACAAATTTCAAATGATTTGCTTAAACAAGCTATCGTTGAAGGTCGAAAAAAAGGAATCCTTCCAAAACATCTCATAGAATCCTTGCCACACAACAAAGCTGGAGACTTTCTAAAAAAGCTATACCATGAAAACTAATACCTTTAAGAATTCACAAGATTTTAGAAAAAGCTTGGAAGTACGTTTACAAAAGGCCGCTAAAGAAAAAGGGATCGACCTGCAAAGGGTTAGAAGACAAGTTGCATTTGATCGTCTTTTAGCTCGCTTCTTTACTCAGCCAGAAACCCCATTTTTTTTGAAAGGTGGCTATGGCATAGAGTTAAGGCTTTCAACTGCTCGTGCAACGAAAGATATCGATCTTACCTATCTCCAACGAGTTAAAAACCAAGATGATTCGTTGTCTGCTCTCATTTTAAATGATTTACAACAATTGGCCTCAATAGACCTTGATGATTATTTTTCATATGCTTTGGGAGAGGCTCAACTCGATTTAGACAACGCTCCTTATGGCGGGGCTCGTTATCCTGTTTCATCTTTTATCGATGGTAAACTGTTTGTTCGGTTTCATCTCGATGTGGGTGGTGATGTTTTGACTTCAAGTACTGAAACATTACTAACTCCTGATTGGCTAAACTTTTGTGGCATTTCAGCTCCAAATGTAAAGATAATATCGATTGAACAGCAATTCGCAGAAAAAATACACGCTTACTCATTGCCTCGAGGAGATAGGCTCAACTCAAGAGTGAAAGACCTTATTGATATTTTGCTTTTGATGAGGATGCGATCCTTAGATTTGGAAAAGCTAAGCGTTAATCTTCAAAAAATTTTCAAAATAAGAAATACGCATGCTTTACCCCTTCAATTGCCTGTACCTCCGCTTGAATGGACTGAGCCTTTTTCCGCTTTAGCTGAGGAGTGTGGACTTGAAAAGAATCTACTTTTGGCATTTAAGGAAATAGCATCTTTTTATTCTAGACCCTTTAATTGACCTAAACCCATTAGCTTTTTTACGAAACGAAGTCAAATCCAAACTCATCTTTTAAATTAGATTGCTCATTTGCTTGTCGTGCAGCTTGTATATCTCTAAATTCCTTGAGAGAGCGGTAAAAATGTCGTTCGATCGTTATTTCGTGCAGATCAATATTTAGTTTCATTAAAACAATTACTGCAAACTATAAATCGATAGAAATCAAAGCATTTCCCTCAAAATTTTTATGAGGCAATCCAAGAGGGAAAATTTGAAATTCTGAGTATCG comes from the Chlamydiales bacterium STE3 genome and includes:
- a CDS encoding L-serine dehydratase (Product derived from UniProtKB/Swiss-Prot:O86564;Gene name derived from UniProtKB/Swiss-Prot:O86564;EC number derived from UniProtKB/Swiss-Prot:O86564); this translates as MAISTFDLFSIGMGPSSSHTVGPMRAAKLFMQLVEKAELTQEIARMRIDLYGSLALTGKGHATDIAVMLGLSGETPESIDPNSVAIKIYKIQQEKHIALLGKKLVLFNETTDLLFHFDKQLPYHPNGMRFTIYNPNGKELLSQVYYSVGGGFIIDHDTASKDKTLGDEGHKLPYPFKNAEELLKLCRENRLSITQLMMENEKSWRSEQEIHDGLLNIWHVMEACIDRGCEQEGVLPGGLNVRRRAKAILTHLQEQQKSQKTHAAEVMEWVSLWALSVNEENAAGGRVVTAPTNGSAGVIPAVMKYYKQFIENATDEGLVTFMLNAGAIGILYKEGASISAAEMGCMGEVGVACSMAAAGLTAVLGGTIDQIENAAEIGMEHNLGLTCDPIKGLVQIPCIERNTMGAIKAINAALLALRGDGLHRVSLDQVIATMRATGHDMKSIYKETSLGGLAVNVPEC
- a CDS encoding Uncharacterized protein (Product derived from UniProtKB/Trembl:F8L2S2); the encoded protein is MCMSKEDKIFEIADRQQGYFTAGQAKECGYYDSHFQRYLFDGEWIKIGRGLYRLARYPLSDRPDLIEWSLWSRNKKGEIQGVWSHETALDLYELCDIMPVKLHLTVPHNFRKSISIPSVLKLYHTGLEEKDWTEQQGYRVTTPIKTLLDLTETRQISNDLLKQAIVEGRKKGILPKHLIESLPHNKAGDFLKKLYHEN
- a CDS encoding Uncharacterized protein (Product derived from UniProtKB/Trembl:K1XQ17), with translation MKTNTFKNSQDFRKSLEVRLQKAAKEKGIDLQRVRRQVAFDRLLARFFTQPETPFFLKGGYGIELRLSTARATKDIDLTYLQRVKNQDDSLSALILNDLQQLASIDLDDYFSYALGEAQLDLDNAPYGGARYPVSSFIDGKLFVRFHLDVGGDVLTSSTETLLTPDWLNFCGISAPNVKIISIEQQFAEKIHAYSLPRGDRLNSRVKDLIDILLLMRMRSLDLEKLSVNLQKIFKIRNTHALPLQLPVPPLEWTEPFSALAEECGLEKNLLLAFKEIASFYSRPFN